The following are encoded in a window of Arthrobacter sp. OAP107 genomic DNA:
- a CDS encoding universal stress protein: MSIIVGYVPTAEGTAALDRAITEAHKSQTRLVIINSSRGDAMVDKRYAQAADINQVTDRLEQEGIEHLVLQPVRGNDAANEVLDAAEKYRAELIVIGLRKRTPVGKLIMGSTAQQILLEASCPVLAVKAS; this comes from the coding sequence ATGAGCATCATTGTCGGCTACGTCCCCACCGCCGAGGGCACGGCTGCCCTGGACCGGGCCATCACGGAGGCCCACAAGAGCCAAACGCGGCTGGTCATCATCAACTCCTCCCGGGGAGACGCCATGGTGGATAAGCGGTACGCCCAGGCTGCCGACATCAACCAGGTGACCGACCGGCTGGAGCAGGAAGGGATTGAGCACCTGGTCCTGCAACCGGTCCGCGGCAACGACGCGGCCAACGAGGTGCTGGACGCCGCGGAAAAGTACCGGGCCGAACTCATCGTGATCGGCCTCCGGAAGCGGACCCCGGTAGGGAAGCTGATCATGGGCAGCACGGCCCAGCAGATTTTGCTGGAGGCATCGTGCCCTGTGCTGGCCGTCAAAGCCAGCTAG
- a CDS encoding chitinase, which produces MPKLALAKALLAGATLLGVVVTSACDAPPSGGVTTTQQMSAPATAQAGGVPWFGGYFDTTLVPSKQLEHSSSLGSVTTVLSFIVADPKSPCEPSWDGFYDLEQAGSKLNLDAQVEQFRHQGNDVAVAFGGQLGTELAVACTDEAALAQAYSAVISKYGLDVIDLDIEDPGLADAAAAKRRSKAIAQLQQERGPDAPLKVWLTLPVSDTGLTSEGEFGVKTMLEAGVELTGVNIMVMNFGPLDAGQSMLGASTSAANGTHAMLSALYRKAGKPLDSAAVWKRIGLTPMVGINDVKGQTFTLSDAEGLNAFALEQGISRISMWSVNRDGPCPQTKPSQSDGKPSDNCSGVKQQPGEFAKLLSQSYTG; this is translated from the coding sequence ATGCCTAAATTAGCGCTGGCTAAAGCGTTGCTTGCGGGGGCAACTCTGCTAGGCGTAGTTGTAACAAGTGCCTGCGACGCGCCGCCGTCAGGGGGAGTTACCACCACGCAGCAGATGTCAGCGCCAGCCACGGCGCAGGCGGGCGGTGTGCCGTGGTTCGGGGGATACTTCGACACGACTCTCGTTCCTTCCAAGCAGTTAGAACACTCATCAAGCCTTGGGTCGGTCACAACGGTGTTGTCATTCATCGTGGCGGATCCCAAGAGCCCTTGCGAACCGTCTTGGGACGGGTTCTACGATTTAGAGCAGGCCGGAAGCAAGCTCAATCTCGACGCGCAGGTCGAGCAATTCCGGCACCAAGGAAACGACGTGGCCGTTGCCTTCGGTGGACAGCTTGGAACAGAATTGGCAGTGGCCTGCACCGATGAAGCAGCCTTGGCCCAAGCCTATTCGGCGGTGATTTCGAAGTACGGGTTGGACGTGATCGATCTGGACATTGAGGACCCAGGTCTGGCCGATGCGGCAGCGGCCAAGAGGCGTTCTAAGGCCATCGCGCAACTTCAGCAAGAACGTGGACCTGACGCACCCCTCAAGGTGTGGCTGACCCTCCCGGTTTCAGACACCGGGCTGACCAGCGAGGGGGAATTCGGCGTAAAAACCATGCTCGAGGCAGGAGTCGAGCTCACCGGCGTCAACATAATGGTGATGAATTTCGGGCCGCTCGATGCCGGGCAAAGCATGCTCGGCGCGTCAACCAGTGCTGCAAATGGCACCCATGCCATGCTCTCCGCCTTGTACAGGAAGGCCGGCAAACCACTGGACAGCGCGGCGGTGTGGAAGAGAATTGGGCTGACGCCGATGGTAGGAATAAACGACGTCAAGGGGCAGACATTTACCCTCAGTGACGCGGAAGGACTCAACGCTTTTGCCTTGGAGCAAGGAATAAGCCGGATATCCATGTGGTCGGTGAACCGCGACGGCCCATGCCCTCAGACCAAACCAAGCCAGTCCGACGGCAAACCCTCTGACAACTGCAGCGGTGTCAAGCAGCAGCCGGGGGAGTTCGCCAAATTGCTCAGTCAGTCCTACACGGGCTAG
- a CDS encoding adenylate kinase has translation MTRILLIGPPGSGKGTQARRLSGQLHIPEISTGDMFRSHLANGSPLGREIKEFLDAGNLVPDSLTTAMLRERLQERDARDGFLLDGYPRTVSQMDDLDGILDAAGTRLDAVVEITAHDDEIVRRLLLRSDAEGRSDDTEDVIRHRLELYRQETEPVIERYGRRALVVRVDGTADMDSVTVSALQGIEAIRAQP, from the coding sequence ATGACCCGCATCCTGCTCATCGGCCCGCCCGGCTCGGGCAAAGGCACCCAGGCGCGACGGCTCAGCGGACAGCTGCACATCCCGGAGATCTCCACCGGGGACATGTTCCGCAGCCATCTGGCCAACGGCTCGCCCCTAGGCCGGGAAATCAAGGAATTCCTCGACGCCGGCAACCTCGTCCCGGACAGCCTCACCACGGCAATGCTGCGGGAGCGGCTGCAGGAACGGGACGCGAGGGACGGCTTCCTGCTGGACGGCTATCCGCGCACCGTGAGCCAGATGGACGACCTCGACGGCATCCTGGATGCGGCCGGAACCAGGCTCGATGCGGTGGTGGAAATTACCGCCCACGACGACGAAATCGTCCGCCGGCTGCTGCTCCGGTCCGACGCCGAGGGACGCAGCGATGACACCGAGGACGTCATCCGGCACCGGCTCGAGCTGTACCGGCAGGAGACGGAGCCCGTCATCGAACGCTATGGCCGGCGTGCCCTGGTGGTGAGAGTTGACGGCACGGCGGACATGGACTCGGTCACCGTCAGCGCGCTGCAGGGCATTGAAGCCATCAGGGCGCAGCCCTGA
- a CDS encoding sensor histidine kinase — MSLAGQYLRLQLLIVLAVLVAVVAISLAQSAAAFERVEGRRALSAAETLAANPAVRSLLPDAQPQGNSVLPSVSEAVRTISGSSQVALARADRTVVTSSDPSQESRQLELGDSAVMSGRAWTGVVGTGTGEAVVAHVPVLDDAGKMVGIAVVGRSFPSVLERLGDAVPNLLTYLGVASVLGVAGSLLLARRVKRQTLGMEPEEITGLVENREAMLHGLKEGVVALDPQQRITVANDSARSLLNLPHDCVGKDLGSLAVPPMLREVLTEDQPGPDRLVLVGEKLVVLNRMPIRSHGRVIGSVTTLRDRTELASLERELGTTRTATDTLRAQAHEFANQLHTISGLIQIGEYDAVVQFVNGTTSNRTRLNDDVTSRIEDPALAALFIAKSSLAAERGVSLQLADESRLGRVDEELSRDLTTVVGNLVDNALDAVTNTSEAKVEVLIEQNDGGVRVDVRDSGPGVPVEVMDDIFRQGFSTKNSPDGGRGYGLALARVVCQRRGGRLTVRNDHGAVFTALLTRKTADA; from the coding sequence ATGTCCCTTGCGGGGCAGTATCTTCGGCTGCAGCTCCTGATCGTATTGGCTGTGCTCGTGGCCGTGGTGGCGATCTCGCTGGCCCAGTCGGCGGCAGCTTTTGAACGCGTTGAGGGCCGCCGGGCCCTCTCGGCCGCGGAGACGCTGGCAGCGAATCCGGCCGTCCGAAGCCTGCTGCCGGATGCCCAGCCCCAGGGCAACTCCGTGCTCCCCTCGGTGTCCGAAGCGGTGCGCACGATTTCGGGATCCTCCCAGGTGGCACTGGCCCGGGCCGACCGGACGGTGGTGACGTCGTCGGATCCGTCCCAGGAGAGCCGCCAGCTGGAACTCGGTGACAGCGCGGTAATGTCCGGGCGGGCGTGGACCGGGGTGGTCGGCACCGGAACCGGCGAAGCCGTTGTGGCCCACGTGCCGGTGCTGGACGACGCCGGGAAGATGGTGGGCATCGCCGTGGTGGGCAGGAGCTTCCCGTCCGTGCTGGAGCGGCTGGGCGATGCTGTTCCGAACCTGCTGACCTATCTGGGCGTGGCAAGCGTCCTGGGCGTGGCCGGTTCGCTCCTGCTGGCCCGCCGCGTCAAACGCCAGACGCTGGGCATGGAGCCGGAGGAGATCACCGGCCTCGTGGAGAACCGGGAGGCGATGCTGCACGGGCTCAAGGAAGGCGTGGTGGCGCTGGACCCCCAGCAGCGGATCACGGTGGCCAACGACAGCGCGCGGAGCCTGCTGAACCTGCCGCACGACTGCGTGGGCAAGGATCTCGGGAGCCTTGCGGTGCCGCCGATGCTGCGCGAGGTCCTCACCGAGGACCAGCCCGGCCCGGACCGGCTGGTCCTGGTGGGCGAGAAGCTGGTGGTGCTGAACCGGATGCCGATCCGCTCGCACGGCCGCGTGATCGGCTCCGTCACCACCCTGCGGGACAGGACGGAGCTGGCGTCCCTGGAACGCGAGCTGGGCACGACGCGGACTGCCACCGACACCCTCCGGGCGCAGGCGCACGAGTTCGCCAACCAGCTGCACACCATCTCCGGCCTGATCCAGATCGGTGAGTATGACGCCGTCGTCCAGTTCGTCAACGGCACGACGTCGAACCGGACCCGCCTGAACGACGACGTGACCAGCAGGATCGAGGATCCCGCCCTGGCCGCGCTGTTCATTGCCAAGTCCAGCCTCGCCGCCGAGCGCGGAGTGTCCCTGCAGCTCGCCGATGAGTCCCGGCTGGGCAGGGTGGATGAGGAACTGTCCCGTGACCTGACCACCGTGGTGGGCAACCTGGTGGACAACGCGCTGGACGCCGTCACCAACACCTCCGAAGCCAAGGTCGAGGTCCTCATCGAACAGAACGACGGCGGCGTTCGGGTTGACGTGCGGGACTCCGGACCGGGGGTTCCGGTGGAGGTCATGGACGACATTTTCCGGCAGGGGTTTAGTACCAAAAATTCGCCCGACGGCGGCCGCGGCTATGGCTTGGCCCTCGCCAGGGTGGTCTGCCAGCGCCGCGGCGGGCGGCTCACCGTCCGGAACGACCACGGCGCGGTATTTACGGCACTGCTGACGCGCAAAACCGCCGATGCATAA
- a CDS encoding YciI family protein, which produces MKYMFIMRATDEAIEASKQVPFEEILNQMGAYNEQLIKAGVMLAGEGLTDLSEGSAFVVDFAEEPPVVTDGPYGETHELFNGFWIVQVASKEEAKEWASRCPLGPGSKLEVRRIAEADDFADFADNEYIKKEAVWRQELNQP; this is translated from the coding sequence ATGAAGTACATGTTCATCATGCGCGCCACGGACGAAGCCATCGAAGCGTCGAAGCAGGTTCCGTTCGAGGAGATCCTCAACCAGATGGGCGCCTACAACGAACAGCTCATCAAGGCCGGCGTCATGCTCGCCGGCGAGGGCCTGACCGATCTGTCCGAAGGCTCGGCCTTCGTGGTCGATTTTGCCGAGGAACCGCCCGTGGTGACGGACGGCCCTTACGGCGAAACGCATGAGCTGTTCAACGGCTTCTGGATTGTCCAGGTGGCCTCCAAGGAAGAGGCGAAGGAGTGGGCGAGCCGTTGCCCGCTGGGTCCCGGTTCGAAGCTTGAGGTCCGCCGGATAGCCGAGGCGGACGACTTCGCCGACTTCGCCGACAACGAGTACATCAAGAAGGAAGCGGTGTGGCGCCAGGAACTGAACCAGCCCTGA
- a CDS encoding D-2-hydroxyacid dehydrogenase family protein, translating to MQQLAILDDYQGVAHSFADWSSLEQRGVAVTAFNRHLATEAEVVEALQDSSIIIAMRERTPFPESVLEKLPRLKLLVTTGAANASIDVEAASRLGITVCGTGGSPTAAPELTWALLLAFARNLTQEEAGLRDGRWQTGVGFELSGKTLGIVGLGKIGTRMAGYGRAFGMEVLAWSQNLTEEAAAAAGARKVGKEELFRESDVVSLHLRLSPRSEGIVSERELRLLGPDGVLVNTARGPLVDQQSLVTALHEGWIRGAALDVFDQEPLPAGHPLLDAPRTLLAPHLGYVTDASYRAFFGGALEDVTAWLDGAPIRVLAP from the coding sequence ATGCAGCAGCTCGCGATTCTCGACGATTACCAAGGCGTGGCCCACAGCTTCGCCGACTGGAGCTCCCTCGAACAGCGTGGCGTCGCCGTCACCGCGTTCAACCGGCACCTCGCCACGGAAGCGGAGGTTGTGGAAGCACTGCAGGACTCCAGCATCATCATTGCCATGCGGGAGCGGACGCCGTTTCCCGAAAGCGTCCTTGAAAAGCTGCCCCGGCTGAAGCTGCTTGTCACCACCGGCGCCGCCAATGCCTCGATCGATGTGGAGGCAGCATCACGGCTGGGGATCACCGTCTGCGGAACGGGCGGCTCGCCCACGGCCGCGCCCGAGCTGACGTGGGCACTGCTGCTGGCGTTTGCCCGGAACCTTACGCAGGAGGAGGCCGGACTTCGCGACGGACGGTGGCAGACCGGCGTCGGCTTCGAACTGTCCGGCAAGACCCTCGGAATCGTGGGGCTCGGGAAGATCGGGACGCGGATGGCCGGCTACGGCCGGGCCTTCGGTATGGAGGTGCTGGCCTGGAGCCAGAATCTGACCGAGGAGGCCGCCGCGGCGGCCGGTGCCCGGAAGGTGGGCAAGGAAGAGCTGTTCCGGGAGTCCGACGTCGTGTCCCTGCATCTGCGGTTATCGCCGCGCTCGGAGGGAATAGTCAGTGAACGCGAACTGCGGCTGCTCGGCCCGGACGGCGTGCTGGTGAATACCGCCCGCGGTCCCCTGGTGGACCAGCAGTCGCTGGTCACGGCGCTGCATGAGGGCTGGATCCGCGGGGCGGCGCTCGACGTGTTCGACCAGGAACCGCTGCCGGCCGGCCATCCCCTTCTTGACGCGCCACGGACCCTGCTGGCCCCGCACCTGGGATACGTGACCGACGCCAGTTACCGCGCGTTCTTCGGCGGCGCGCTCGAGGACGTCACGGCGTGGCTGGACGGCGCACCGATCCGGGTGCTCGCGCCGTAG
- a CDS encoding response regulator produces MINVLIVDDDFMVAKVHAGFIQRTPGFAVVGVAHTGAQAVLETARLQPDLVLLDIHLPDVNGLDLMHQLRDVAPELDVLVISAAREVETVRKALRGGIVHYLIKPFSQTDLQERLEHYRNTYQSLDSSKDVAEQSDVNRVFGLERADRPLPKGCSAETLQLVEKALRAGGGDVSAAELAEQVGTSRVSARRYLEYLNDEGLVDVTLKYGVGRPERRYVWKAG; encoded by the coding sequence TTGATCAACGTACTTATCGTCGATGACGACTTCATGGTGGCTAAAGTCCACGCCGGTTTTATCCAGCGCACGCCGGGGTTCGCCGTCGTCGGGGTGGCGCACACGGGCGCGCAGGCGGTGCTGGAGACCGCACGGCTGCAGCCGGACCTGGTGCTGCTGGACATCCACCTGCCCGATGTCAACGGCCTGGACCTGATGCACCAGCTGCGGGACGTGGCGCCCGAGCTGGACGTGCTGGTGATCAGCGCTGCGCGCGAGGTGGAGACCGTGCGGAAGGCGCTCCGCGGCGGGATCGTGCACTACCTCATCAAGCCGTTCTCGCAGACCGACCTGCAGGAGCGGCTGGAGCACTACCGCAACACCTACCAAAGCCTCGACTCGTCCAAGGACGTGGCGGAGCAGTCGGACGTCAACCGCGTCTTTGGGCTGGAACGTGCGGACCGGCCGCTGCCGAAGGGCTGCAGCGCCGAGACGCTCCAGCTGGTGGAGAAAGCGCTGCGCGCCGGTGGCGGCGACGTGTCGGCCGCGGAACTGGCTGAGCAGGTGGGCACCTCGCGTGTCAGTGCCCGGCGCTATCTCGAGTACCTCAACGACGAGGGGCTGGTGGACGTGACACTCAAGTACGGCGTCGGGCGTCCCGAGCGGCGGTATGTGTGGAAGGCGGGGTGA
- a CDS encoding RNA polymerase sigma factor codes for MSEEAAASVRRRIDALWRIEGARIIAALARATRDVGFAEDLAQEALAEALAQWPESGTPGNPAAWLTAVAKRKAIDAWRRSERLEERYRAIARDLEDDDGVPWVPLEDDVLRLVFTACHPVLSREAQMALTLRVVGGLTTEEIARLFLVPVATVQQRIVRAKKTLAAARVPFEVPEPNEWGARLGTVLGVVYLMFTEGYAATSGDAWIRPDLANEALRIGRILAGLVPREPEAHGLVALMEFQASRFPARTRPDGSPVLLADQDRTRWDRAQIGRGRAALRRCDALGRGLGNYALQAAIAECHSIAPSVDGTDWQRIVLLYEALGRIAPSPVVELNRAVAVSMATGPAAALAIVDSLATGGALRGTHLLPSVRGELLVRLGRAGEARSEFITAAGLARNQRTRELLEERAAGISPAPGPLPG; via the coding sequence GTGAGTGAGGAGGCGGCGGCCTCGGTCCGGCGTCGGATTGATGCGCTGTGGCGCATCGAGGGCGCCCGCATCATCGCGGCCCTCGCCCGTGCCACCCGGGACGTGGGCTTCGCCGAGGACCTGGCGCAGGAAGCCCTGGCCGAGGCCCTGGCCCAATGGCCGGAATCCGGGACGCCGGGCAATCCTGCCGCATGGCTCACCGCTGTCGCCAAGCGCAAGGCCATCGATGCGTGGCGCCGGTCCGAGCGGCTCGAGGAGCGGTACCGGGCCATTGCCCGGGACTTGGAGGATGACGACGGCGTGCCCTGGGTTCCGCTGGAGGACGACGTGCTCAGGCTCGTGTTCACCGCCTGCCATCCGGTCCTCTCCCGGGAGGCCCAGATGGCACTGACCCTGCGGGTGGTGGGCGGCCTCACCACCGAGGAAATTGCGCGGCTCTTCCTCGTTCCGGTCGCCACCGTGCAGCAGCGCATCGTGCGGGCCAAGAAAACGCTCGCGGCGGCCCGGGTGCCTTTCGAGGTTCCCGAGCCCAACGAGTGGGGCGCCCGGCTGGGCACGGTCCTCGGCGTCGTGTATCTAATGTTCACGGAAGGCTACGCCGCCACCTCGGGGGACGCGTGGATTCGGCCCGACCTGGCAAACGAGGCACTGCGGATCGGGCGCATCCTGGCCGGGCTGGTCCCCCGCGAACCCGAGGCCCACGGGCTGGTGGCGCTGATGGAGTTCCAGGCCTCCCGTTTCCCGGCCCGCACCAGGCCCGACGGGTCACCGGTCCTGCTGGCGGACCAGGACCGGACCCGGTGGGACCGGGCGCAGATCGGACGGGGCCGTGCCGCCCTGCGCCGCTGCGACGCGCTGGGGCGGGGCCTCGGCAACTACGCATTGCAGGCTGCGATCGCCGAGTGCCACTCGATCGCGCCAAGCGTCGATGGCACCGACTGGCAGCGGATCGTGCTGCTCTATGAGGCGCTGGGCAGGATCGCGCCCAGCCCCGTGGTGGAACTGAACCGGGCCGTGGCGGTATCCATGGCTACGGGACCGGCAGCCGCGCTGGCCATCGTGGACAGCCTCGCCACCGGGGGTGCCCTGCGCGGAACGCACCTGCTGCCAAGCGTCCGCGGCGAGCTGCTGGTCCGGCTCGGGCGGGCCGGGGAGGCGCGTTCCGAATTCATCACGGCTGCCGGACTGGCCAGGAACCAGCGCACACGGGAGCTTCTGGAGGAGCGCGCCGCAGGCATCTCGCCGGCGCCGGGCCCCTTGCCCGGTTAA
- a CDS encoding tripartite tricarboxylate transporter substrate-binding protein has product MRGMSALRVAAVAAGIALMASGCGATGKTAAGPSTSGASVAPLTGLRIMVPNTAGGGYDTTARAAAKVLDDEKLAPNTEVFNLAGAGGTVGLARVVNEKGNGDLAMLMGLGVVGASYTNKSESKLTDTTPLARLIEEPGAIMVSKDSPYKTIDDLVAAWKKDPSKVSVGGGSSPGGPDHLLPMQLAGAVGIDATKVNFVSYDGGGDLLPAIIGNKLGFAASGAGEYLQQIKSGDVRVLATSGEKRLEGVDAPTLKESGIDLVFTNWRGIVAPPGISDADRDALIATLEKMHESAAWKEALKTHSWTDAFITGDEFKSFLTDQDKRVADVLTKLGLA; this is encoded by the coding sequence ATGCGCGGAATGAGCGCACTGCGCGTGGCCGCAGTAGCCGCAGGCATTGCCCTGATGGCGTCCGGCTGCGGAGCTACCGGCAAGACTGCCGCCGGCCCCTCCACGAGTGGAGCCAGCGTCGCACCCCTCACCGGGCTGCGGATCATGGTGCCGAACACCGCCGGCGGCGGCTACGACACCACCGCCCGGGCGGCGGCGAAGGTTCTCGACGACGAGAAGCTCGCCCCGAACACCGAAGTCTTCAACCTGGCCGGCGCCGGCGGCACGGTGGGCCTGGCGCGCGTCGTGAACGAAAAGGGCAACGGCGACCTCGCCATGCTCATGGGGCTGGGCGTCGTCGGCGCCAGCTACACCAACAAGTCCGAGTCGAAGCTGACCGACACCACCCCGCTGGCCCGCCTCATCGAAGAGCCCGGCGCCATCATGGTGTCCAAGGATTCCCCGTACAAGACCATCGACGACCTGGTGGCCGCCTGGAAGAAGGACCCGTCCAAGGTCAGCGTCGGCGGCGGCTCCTCGCCCGGCGGCCCGGACCACCTCCTGCCCATGCAGCTCGCTGGCGCCGTGGGCATCGACGCCACCAAGGTCAACTTCGTCTCCTACGACGGCGGCGGCGACCTGCTCCCGGCAATCATCGGCAACAAGCTGGGCTTCGCGGCCTCCGGCGCCGGCGAATACCTGCAGCAGATCAAGTCCGGAGATGTCCGCGTCCTCGCCACGAGCGGCGAGAAGCGGCTGGAAGGCGTGGACGCCCCCACCCTCAAGGAATCCGGCATCGACCTGGTCTTCACCAACTGGCGCGGCATCGTGGCCCCTCCCGGCATCAGCGACGCAGACCGCGACGCCCTGATCGCCACGCTGGAGAAGATGCACGAGTCGGCGGCCTGGAAGGAAGCCCTGAAGACGCACAGCTGGACCGATGCCTTCATCACCGGCGATGAGTTCAAGTCCTTCCTGACCGACCAGGACAAGCGCGTCGCCGACGTCCTGACGAAGCTCGGCCTGGCGTGA
- a CDS encoding tripartite tricarboxylate transporter permease — protein sequence MDIWSSLMGGFATALTPMNLLYAFIGVLLGTAVGVLPGIGPAMTVALLLPVTTVLEPTSAFIMFAGIYYGGMYGGSTTSILLNTPGESSSVITAIEGNKMAKAGKAAQALATAAIGSFVAGTIGTTLLVVFAPIVVQFAVSLGSPSYFAIMMLALLAVTAVLGASRLRGFASLGLGLAIGLVGIDSVTGQRRLTFGQPLLADGLDVVVVAVAIFAVGEALWVAAHLRRTPLQIIPVGRPWMGKQDWKRSWKPWLRGTAFGFPFGALPAGGAEIPTFLSYVTEKRLSKHPEEFGKGAIEGVAGPEAANNAAAAGTLTPMLALGLPTNATAAVMLAAFVQFGIQPGPLLFQNEGPLVWALIASLFIGNTLLLLVNLPLAPVWAKLLRLPRPYLYAGILFFATLGAYAVNLQAFDLAILLVLGSLGFMMRRYGLPVLPLILGLILGPRAEGQLRKTLQLSAGDVSGLWSEPIAVVVYIIVAVVLAWPLLARLWRRLRPRPAALAMAGGPADGPSVDEHSAAGRPVEESEAGSYLSPAVEAPAAVRSAAKRPADAGRRRADANHASHANHGQENE from the coding sequence ATGGACATCTGGTCCTCACTCATGGGCGGGTTCGCGACGGCGCTGACCCCCATGAACCTCCTGTACGCCTTCATCGGCGTCCTGCTGGGCACCGCCGTCGGCGTGCTGCCCGGCATCGGGCCGGCCATGACCGTGGCCCTGCTGCTTCCCGTGACAACCGTCCTGGAACCCACCAGCGCATTCATCATGTTCGCGGGCATCTACTACGGCGGCATGTACGGCGGCTCCACGACGTCGATCCTGCTCAACACTCCCGGCGAATCGTCCTCGGTGATCACGGCTATCGAGGGCAACAAGATGGCCAAGGCCGGCAAAGCCGCCCAGGCGCTGGCGACGGCGGCCATCGGCTCGTTCGTCGCCGGCACCATCGGCACCACACTCCTGGTGGTCTTCGCGCCGATCGTCGTCCAGTTCGCCGTCAGCCTCGGTTCGCCGAGCTACTTCGCCATCATGATGCTCGCGCTGCTGGCAGTCACCGCAGTCCTGGGCGCCTCACGGCTGCGCGGCTTTGCTTCCCTCGGCCTCGGCCTGGCCATCGGCCTGGTGGGCATCGACTCCGTGACAGGCCAGCGTCGCCTGACCTTCGGCCAGCCCCTGCTGGCTGACGGCCTCGACGTCGTCGTTGTCGCGGTGGCGATTTTCGCCGTCGGTGAGGCCCTCTGGGTCGCGGCGCACCTGCGCCGCACACCCCTACAAATCATCCCGGTCGGCCGGCCCTGGATGGGCAAGCAGGACTGGAAGCGGTCCTGGAAGCCGTGGCTGCGCGGCACGGCCTTCGGTTTCCCCTTCGGTGCGCTGCCTGCCGGCGGCGCCGAGATCCCGACCTTCCTCTCCTACGTCACGGAGAAGCGGCTCTCCAAGCACCCTGAGGAGTTCGGCAAGGGTGCCATCGAGGGCGTTGCCGGGCCCGAGGCTGCCAACAACGCCGCCGCTGCCGGCACGCTGACCCCGATGCTCGCCTTGGGTCTGCCGACGAACGCGACGGCCGCCGTGATGCTCGCCGCGTTCGTGCAGTTCGGCATCCAGCCCGGCCCGCTGCTGTTCCAGAATGAAGGCCCCCTGGTGTGGGCGCTGATCGCCAGCCTCTTCATCGGCAACACGCTGCTCCTGCTGGTCAACCTGCCCCTGGCGCCGGTGTGGGCCAAGCTGCTCCGCCTGCCGCGCCCGTACCTGTACGCCGGCATCCTGTTCTTCGCCACGCTGGGCGCCTACGCAGTGAACCTGCAGGCCTTCGACCTGGCGATCCTGCTGGTCCTTGGCTCGCTCGGCTTCATGATGCGCCGCTACGGCCTGCCCGTCCTGCCGCTGATCCTCGGCCTCATCCTCGGGCCGCGCGCCGAAGGCCAGCTGCGGAAGACCCTGCAGCTGAGCGCGGGCGACGTGTCCGGCCTCTGGAGCGAGCCGATCGCCGTCGTCGTCTACATCATCGTTGCCGTTGTCCTGGCTTGGCCGCTCCTGGCCAGGCTCTGGCGCCGCCTGCGGCCGCGGCCCGCCGCGCTGGCCATGGCCGGTGGGCCCGCCGATGGACCCTCTGTTGATGAACACTCTGCCGCGGGACGCCCGGTTGAGGAATCTGAAGCCGGATCCTATCTTTCGCCCGCTGTTGAGGCACCCGCTGCCGTGCGATCTGCGGCCAAACGACCTGCTGATGCCGGCCGCCGCCGGGCGGACGCCAACCATGCCAGCCACGCCAACCACGGACAGGAGAACGAATGA
- a CDS encoding tripartite tricarboxylate transporter TctB family protein, producing MTSLSTRLKGRSELGVAALLGAAGALVLLDAARLVVPYSQSDPVGPKTLPLIVGALLLVCAVMLAVNVLRGGRGEAEAGEDVDLTHPADWKTVLPLAGAFIANILLIDWAGWVISGTVLFWGSVWALGSRHYVRDGLISLALSLLTFYGFYLGLGIALPAGLLEGIL from the coding sequence GTGACCTCTCTGTCCACCCGCCTTAAAGGCCGCTCCGAGCTGGGCGTTGCAGCCCTGCTCGGGGCGGCCGGCGCCCTGGTCCTGCTGGACGCAGCGCGCCTGGTTGTGCCCTACTCCCAGTCAGATCCGGTGGGCCCCAAAACCCTTCCCCTCATCGTGGGAGCACTCCTGCTGGTCTGCGCAGTCATGCTGGCGGTCAATGTGTTGCGCGGCGGCCGCGGCGAGGCCGAGGCCGGCGAGGACGTCGACCTGACCCACCCCGCTGACTGGAAGACCGTCCTCCCGCTGGCCGGCGCGTTCATCGCCAACATCCTGCTCATCGACTGGGCCGGCTGGGTCATCTCCGGAACGGTGCTCTTCTGGGGCAGCGTCTGGGCCCTTGGTAGCCGCCACTACGTCCGCGACGGACTGATCTCCCTGGCGCTGTCCCTGCTGACCTTCTACGGCTTCTACCTCGGCCTTGGCATCGCACTTCCCGCCGGGCTTCTTGAAGGGATTCTCTAG